The Fusibacter sp. A1 DNA segment CGGTCCAGTAGCCCTGGAAGTTATCCGATACGATTCCTGTTTCGGGATCATAGTTTACATTGGTATCCATGCCAAGAGACATGACCGCTGTCATTTCCTCATTTAGAACCAGTCCAAGGTAATTATATATGCTGGCGATGTTATTGGCATCTTCCTCTGAAATGATGATGGAGTACACATTGTCATCTGTCATTTCCGGTTCAGAGGCTTCGAAAAGGATACTTCTCGTGTCTGAGTTTTCTGCACTTATAAACTCCTCAACAAAGGTTTCATACATGTCAATGGGGTTTGAAACCCTATATGCAGCGAGGTTTTCCTCAAGCATCGCCTTGTCCATATATGGGAAAAATATGGACAGTCCGCCGCTGTAGTATCTTTCAGGGCCTTGGATTTTGTAGACAACGGCCAAGTCTATTGCTTTCATGAGCTCTTCTGCTCTAAATGCCTGATCGCCTTCAATATGTCGCGCGAAATCATACAGGTCGATTAATTCAGTGTAGCCTGTGAACATGTTGTTTCTGCCGTAGCTTTCGGCATTGTTGCGACCGTATGAAACAGTGTTGAAGGTTCTGACATCATCCATATTCATCATGAACTCTACTGACATGTCTTCCAGGGCCAGGACCACATCGCTTATATAGGATAAATCAACCACCGAAAGTGTGATCATGCTGTCTGTATCGTTTGCCTCTGAATGCTTCTGGTAAGTGTCGCATATGATTTTTCCCAGTTCCGCACCACCCATATCAGGGTTGGCATTCAGAGCTGCAAAAATGCCCTTGTAATCCCAGCCGTGTCCCGGCTCTGTCTCTTCCGAGGCGACCATGTACTTAGCGAATGGCTGCGCCATGAATGCGACCTCAACCGTAGCCATCAGACATGCATCGAATCCTAGTATCTCAAGCTCCACACCGGTTGCTTCCTTGGCTCGACGAAGAGCCGTTTCGATTTCGTCGATGGATAAATGATCCGGATACCTGTAGGATTGGTCTTCCACTTCAAAATGATCATCGCTTCCATATCCGTACAGTGGCCCTCCACCGTGGTTCCATAGATCAAGGACGTATTTCTCAGCGGGATAGTTGGCAACTGTCCAGACTATAAAATCATATAGGGTATCCGGGTCGCCGATGTTTTTCAAGCCTTCATTTCCAAGAAGCTCGATACTGTCCTTCGTTACTTTGAATCTCTGATTTTGAGAACCATCAACGACTTCATTTTGCCAGTATTTCGTTCCGCCGGTCTCAAGAATTATGTTGACGTCACGGCTTGAACCGTATGCTGCCATTTCCAGGATATCTGTCGTGGCGGCACCCCCATCAGATTCAAGATCCGTACCATTCATGAACACCATAAAGGTGTACTTTGCTTTCCCGGCAGGATCACTTGAGTTGTTATTGCCTCCATCGTTGCCGCCGCCAAGACTATCACTGTCAGAGACTCCATCACTTGAATCCGCACCACCGCTTCCAGACGTGTCCTGATTATCTCCTGTGCCATGATTGCCTGAAGTAAATACGTCTTCACCATCATAAGGCCCCTCACTGTCTGGCAAAAGCATCACGAGTCCAATGAATCCTGCGATCACAAGCACCAGGCCTATTAGAGCCTTCTTCAGGCAACCACCCTTTTTCTTTTCCCTTTTTCTTTCTTTTTTGCGTCTTCCAGACTTTTTCTTTTTCCCCGCCCTGGTTTCATGAATGGTTTCATCTGTAATTGTCTCAACACTTGAGCCTTGCACCAATTCTGAGTATGATGGACGTTCTTGCTCAGTTACTCCAACCGGGTCAGCTTGCGCTGATGTTTCAGCATCCTGAGTATGTATACCAGCAACTGGACTCCCACAGGAACCACAAAATTTCGAGTTTTCTTCAAGTGGCTCGCCGCACATCGTGCAAAATTTGCTATTTCCCATATATCCCCCTTCATAACAGTCCGTTCATAGTATATACTTATTATATCTTTTTTATGGCATATCCTACTAAGAATATTCATTTTTATTCACAAAAGTGGGTAAAACAAACCTTAGGAACCTAAATTCGGATTGGAGGAAACATCATGAGCAATTTCTGTCACAAATGCGGACATGAAATGGGGCCCGGAGACCTTTACTGTCCTAGCTGCAAGGCAATGACCAACGAAGAGTTGACTCCGGAAAAAATCGCTGAAATTCAGAAGAACTACAAAACAGACAAAAAAGGCTGTCTGAAATTTGTCGGGATACTCCTTGTGTTTGCCATCATAGTTTTAGGCTCATGGTTAACGGGCGGAGAGGAAGGCATGGCTGCCACTGTTCTGATTCTTGTATTTGCAATGCTAAACATAATCCTGTTCAAGCTGAATCAGAAGAAGAAAAAACAGAAAGTTAAGTCCAATTATTACAAGCTTTCACTGAAGGACGATTTAACCGATGTTGATGACAAGTGTCCTAGGTGCCACAGCATCGTTGGCGATGAGCAAGAGTTCTGCACAAACTGCGGAGCTAAACTCATTGACAATACGCCTAATGCTGAAAAGAAACCACTTAAGACGTTGTCCAAAAATCACATTTGCGAGAGTTGTCATGAAGTCATTCCTGCAGATGCTAAGTTCTGTAGCAGCTGTGGCTCAAAAGTTGAGATGCAATCTGTATGTCAGTCCTGCGGTGAGCTCATTGAGCCTGATCATCGATTCTGCGGAGGCTGTGGTTCAAAGGTCGATACGAAAGAGGGGTTAGCTTAATGAGTATAATGATTTTTCTAGCTCTTATTGTTTTGCTGGTCGTTCAGCTCATAATACTTAAAAGAAACAGCTCAAAATTCCAGTTGAACGAGGACGAAGCCAAGATTTCCGAACTGCTCGAAGCGATTCACAGCGGCAAACAGCAACACACCGACAAACGTGGACGAACAATTCTCATGATCGCCTGCGATGAGAGGCCAATACATAAATCATCAAGAGAAGGCTTTTTCAGGGTCATTCAGGAATCGCTCAAAACCGGAATTCGTGTCAATGCGCGCTCTCTGGAGAACGGAAAAACGGCATTGGCCTATGCTGCGGCAAAGCCATATAATACGGATGTTGTCGAGTACTTGATCAAAACAGGTGCCGACACTTCTTCCAAGGATTCACGAGGAAGAACCCCTTTGTTTGAGGCGGCAACTTACGGTGACTTGTCTGTTTTCAGTGCGGTTGCCAATCATACTTCCAACTTGAACGTAACCGATGATGAGGGCAATACGCCTCTCATGTCTGCTGTAGCTCAAATGAACCTTCCAGTTATTCACGAGCTGATAGAACGAAATGCGAATGTTAAACTCCGAAACAACAAGGGTGAAAG contains these protein-coding regions:
- a CDS encoding clostripain-related cysteine peptidase is translated as MGNSKFCTMCGEPLEENSKFCGSCGSPVAGIHTQDAETSAQADPVGVTEQERPSYSELVQGSSVETITDETIHETRAGKKKKSGRRKKERKREKKKGGCLKKALIGLVLVIAGFIGLVMLLPDSEGPYDGEDVFTSGNHGTGDNQDTSGSGGADSSDGVSDSDSLGGGNDGGNNNSSDPAGKAKYTFMVFMNGTDLESDGGAATTDILEMAAYGSSRDVNIILETGGTKYWQNEVVDGSQNQRFKVTKDSIELLGNEGLKNIGDPDTLYDFIVWTVANYPAEKYVLDLWNHGGGPLYGYGSDDHFEVEDQSYRYPDHLSIDEIETALRRAKEATGVELEILGFDACLMATVEVAFMAQPFAKYMVASEETEPGHGWDYKGIFAALNANPDMGGAELGKIICDTYQKHSEANDTDSMITLSVVDLSYISDVVLALEDMSVEFMMNMDDVRTFNTVSYGRNNAESYGRNNMFTGYTELIDLYDFARHIEGDQAFRAEELMKAIDLAVVYKIQGPERYYSGGLSIFFPYMDKAMLEENLAAYRVSNPIDMYETFVEEFISAENSDTRSILFEASEPEMTDDNVYSIIISEEDANNIASIYNYLGLVLNEEMTAVMSLGMDTNVNYDPETGIVSDNFQGYWTGLNDHLVTIYVVEDTAEYNLYNIPAYINGQRADIVGKWTWDESHEDGGYYSVVGAWAVTDDGEIMADKDFFQLEIGDTVEAIFEAYNSETYEVKEALDDPFVLEEEAYLDFLELPTGETFMYGFYIVDYAQNGDFSGFEIFNYKD
- a CDS encoding zinc ribbon domain-containing protein, yielding MSNFCHKCGHEMGPGDLYCPSCKAMTNEELTPEKIAEIQKNYKTDKKGCLKFVGILLVFAIIVLGSWLTGGEEGMAATVLILVFAMLNIILFKLNQKKKKQKVKSNYYKLSLKDDLTDVDDKCPRCHSIVGDEQEFCTNCGAKLIDNTPNAEKKPLKTLSKNHICESCHEVIPADAKFCSSCGSKVEMQSVCQSCGELIEPDHRFCGGCGSKVDTKEGLA
- a CDS encoding ankyrin repeat domain-containing protein, which gives rise to MSIMIFLALIVLLVVQLIILKRNSSKFQLNEDEAKISELLEAIHSGKQQHTDKRGRTILMIACDERPIHKSSREGFFRVIQESLKTGIRVNARSLENGKTALAYAAAKPYNTDVVEYLIKTGADTSSKDSRGRTPLFEAATYGDLSVFSAVANHTSNLNVTDDEGNTPLMSAVAQMNLPVIHELIERNANVKLRNNKGESAYDIAARVKPKFTKYSRNSARPNEYGKHNHTLDEMVRELHCLENDEPFKPKKYVPPSTGTLGDTGDLDD